A genomic stretch from Aedes albopictus strain Foshan chromosome 2, AalbF5, whole genome shotgun sequence includes:
- the LOC109426579 gene encoding uncharacterized protein LOC109426579, with translation MSTPATEPKPAEEQQVPTAEVKQEETEPITTASSEAAAEASSAGAEPSAMEVDASKTETKTEAASGEEAKPAAEGEAAKTEDAKAKPERPIRLNGAARKRFRWLLDQGYSKEEAAELAKEPLKTKELRDRFNADTKKGPKPKDEKVIEAEVKKLAPAEKKRFTWLLQNGHTEEEALEVMRKKRSTAPKRNLASSSAGGPPMKMARSQPADVLPGALAMAVLAKDFPKQTLTHVQSNEVKAAILKEVVQQKDSETKPRFESCTFVKAGYLRVNCSDAPTRQWLHKIVGKLGVPEGIPLKMVNERNLLKGGDIYTGVFPDSKKENNEAILEFVKSQNDGLDISKWKVLSRKELPNKQAVELMFSVDQASAKNIQNLANELNYKFNKVQLKKQAKPGDTQGPAASNRNAVARPGGAGGRAMGPPQRRFVNQPRPNSNSFVSVWDNNRSNQYDSMRSNSFNSSGSGNNWANGSGQNSFGMGNLGNNNGFGLGGLSSLGGGNNSFGGLDSFRGSNSFGSGNNSYGNGNNSFGGGSNSLGGSNMNLYSRRNGGGGGSGGNQSNGISNRAFNLSASLYDQLKLIGSSGAVDNGNGFGSSRRTGGGGGGAGGNTGNSSSRRTGGNNNSRSRNAGGNAAGKATSNQTNTMGKRNFFTTTRTGFF, from the coding sequence ATGAGCACTCCAGCTACCGAGCCCAAGCCCGCCGAGGAACAGCAAGTTCCGACGGCCGAAGTGAAGCAGGAAGAAACTGAACCCATTACTACAGCTTCGTCCGAGGCTGCCGCAGAGGCTTCTTCCGCTGGTGCGGAGCCGTCCGCAATGGAGGTGGACGCCTCGAAGACCGAGACGAAAACTGAAGCCGCTTCCGGTGAGGAGGCCAAACCCGCCGCAGAGGGTGAAGCCGCAAAGACCGAGGACGCCAAGGCGAAGCCGGAGAGGCCGATTCGCCTAAACGGTGCCGCCCGGAAGCGCTTCAGGTGGTTGCTAGACCAGGGCTACTCGAAGGAAGAGGCCGCCGAGCTGGCCAAGGAACCGCTGAAGACTAAAGAGCTTCGGGACCGGTTCAACGCCGACACCAAGAAGGGACCGAAACCGAAAGACGAAAAGGTCATCGAAGCCGAAGTCAAGAAGTTGGCGCCCGCCGAAAAGAAACGCTTCACGTGGCTGTTGCAAAACGGTCACACCGAGGAGGAAGCCCTCGAGGTTATGCGCAAGAAGCGTAGTACCGCTCCCAAGCGTAACCTCGCGTCGTCGTCCGCTGGCGGTCCACCGATGAAGATGGCCAGATCACAGCCTGCCGATGTTTTGCCTGGAGCTTTGGCAATGGCAGTTCTTGCCAAGGATTTCCCGAAACAGACCCTGACTCATGTACAATCGAACGAGGTCAAGGCCGCCATCCTGAAGGAAGTGGTCCAACAGAAAGATTCCGAAACCAAGCCTCGGTTCGAGAGCTGCACCTTCGTCAAGGCCGGTTATCTACGGGTCAATTGCTCCGATGCCCCTACCCGTCAATGGCTTCATAAGATCGTTGGTAAATTAGgcgtcccggaaggaattccgctGAAAATGGTCAACGAAAGAAATCTGCTCAAGGGTGGTGACATCTACACCGGCGTGTTTCCCGATAGCAAGAAAGAGAACAATGAAGCCATTTTGGAATTTGTTAAAAGCCAGAACGATGGTCTAGATATTTCCAAGTGGAAGGTTCTTTCTCGCAAGGAACTTCCGAACAAACAAGCCGTTGAGTTGATGTTCTCGGTGGACCAAGCATCTGCCAAGAACATTCAAAACCTGGCCAACGAGTTGAACTACAAGTTCAACAAGGTCCAGTTGAAGAAGCAAGCCAAGCCAGGCGATACGCAAGGCCCGGCCGCCAGCAACAGAAATGCCGTCGCAAGACCCGGTGGGGCCGGTGGTAGAGCCATGGGTCCACCCCAGCGAAGATTTGTTAACCAGCCAAGGCCGAATTCGAACTCGTTCGTTTCGGTTTGGGACAACAACCGCAGTAATCAGTATGACAGCATGCGTTCAAACTCTTTCAACTCGTCCGGTAGTGGAAACAACTGGGCCAACGGAAGTGGACAGAACTCTTTCGGGATGGGTAATCTTGGAAACAACAACGGCTTTGGGTTGGGAGGCTTAAGCTCCTTGGGAGGTGGAAATAATTCCTTCGGAGGCttagattccttcagaggttccaacTCCTTCGGATCCGGTAACAACTCCTACGGAAACGGAAACAATTCCTTCGGGGGTGGTTCCAACTCCCTTGGAGGGTCGAACATGAACCTGTACAGCAGACGCAATGGCGGCGGTGGCGGCAGTGGTGGTAATCAATCCAACGGTATCAGCAACCGTGCCTTCAATTTGTCCGCCAGTTTGTACGATCAGCTGAAGCTCATCGGAAGCAGTGGCGCTGTTGACAATGGCAACGGTTTTGGGTCATCGCGCCGcaccggaggtggtggtggtggtgctggtggtAACACTGGTAACTCATCATCGCGCCGTACCGGTGGCAACAACAATTCACGGTCTCGCAATGCTGGTGGCAACGCTGCCGGAAAGGCGACCTCCAACCAAACCAACACCATGGGCAAACGAAACTTCTTCACTACCACTAGGACAGGTTTCTTCTAA